One region of Vitis vinifera cultivar Pinot Noir 40024 chromosome 1, ASM3070453v1 genomic DNA includes:
- the LOC100250961 gene encoding protein NRT1/ PTR FAMILY 3.1: MGGMEKKGSHGGRTKGGLITMPFIFANEACEKLAVVGFSANMITYLTQQLHLPLTKAANTITNFSGTASLTPLLGAFISDAYAGRFWTITVASILWQMGMTSLTLSAVLPQLRPPPCKGEHQVCQEADGGQLAILYGSLLLTALGAGGIRPCVVAFGADQFDETDPKEKTKTWNFFNWYYFVMGASILVAVTVLVYIQDNVGWGWGLGIPTTAMFLSIITFVVGYPLYRNLDPVGSPFTRLLQVCVAASKKRNLRMVSDPNLLYENDELDASISAAGKLLHTNELKFLDKAAIVTEEDDIKSSQAPNLWRLNTVHRVEELKSVIRMGPIWASGILLITAYAQQGTFSLQQARTMDRRLINSFQIPPGSMTVFSMSSMLITIALYDRLLIRVARRFTGLDRGITFLQRMWIGFVISIVATLVAGFVEVKRKQAASAYGLVNSPKSTIPISVLWLVPQYSLHGIAEAFMSIGHLEFFYDQAPESMKSTGSALFWTAIAFGNFVSTFLVSLVHKYSAGPDGSNWLPDDNLNKGKLEKFYWLLTLLQVVNLIYYSFCAKFYTFKPIQIRMKEVDTSEEDGIQLTSRV, encoded by the exons ATGGGAGGTATGGAGAAGAAAGGCAGTCATGGGGGAAGGACTAAGGGTGGATTGATAACAATGCCCTTCATCTTTG CAAATGAGGCCTGTGAGAAGTTGGCCGTGGTGGGTTTCAGTGCAAATATGATCACCTACTTGACACAGCAGCTGCATCTGCCGTTAACTAAAGCTGCAAACACCATCACCAACTTTAGCGGGACTGCAAGCTTGACGCCGTTGCTCGGAGCTTTCATCTCCGATGCATACGCCGGCCGGTTCTGGACTATTACAGTGGCTTCCATCTTATGGCAAATG GGGATGACAAGCTTAACACTCTCAGCAGTGCTTCCACAACTGAGGCCACCTCCATGTAAGGGTGAACATCAAGTCTGCCAAGAGGCTGATGGTGGGCAATTGGCAATCCTCTACGGTTCTCTGCTGCTGACAGCTTTAGGGGCTGGAGGGATTCGACCCTGCGTGGTGGCATTCGGTGCCGACCAGTTTGATGAGACCGATCCAAAGGAGAAGACAAAGACATGGAACTTTTTTAATTGGTACTATTTTGTGATGGGGGCATCCATACTTGTGGCTGTGACTGTGCTTGTTTACATTCAAGATAATGTTGGATGGGGGTGGGGACTTGGAATCCCAACCACGGCCATGTTTCTTTCAATTATTACCTTTGTTGTGGGGTATCCGCTTTACAGGAATCTGGATCCTGTTGGGAGTCCATTTACTCGCTTGTTACAAGTGTGTGTGGCTGCTTCCAAGAAGAGAAATCTACGTATGGTTTCTGATCCAAATTTACTCTATGAGAACGACGAACTTGATGCCTCCATTTCTGCAGCTGGGAAGCTTCTTCATACTAATGAATTGAA atttcTTGACAAGGCGGCCATTGTGACCGAAGAAGATGACATCAAATCTTCGCAAGCACCAAATCTGTGGAGATTGAATACCGTTCACAGAGTTGAAGAACTAAAATCTGTGATCCGAATGGGGCCTATATGGGCATCCGGAATCCTCCTCATCACAGCCTATGCTCAACAGGGCACTTTCTCCCTCCAACAAGCCCGTACCATGGACAGACGCCTCATAAATTCCTTCCAAATTCCTCCTGGCTCCATGActgtcttctccatgtcctccaTGCTCATAACAATTGCACTCTACGACCGGTTACTCATTCGTGTAGCCCGCCGGTTCACCGGCCTTGACCGGGGCATCACCTTCCTGCAGAGGATGTGGATTGGGTTCGTAATCTCTATCGTAGCCACTCTAGTCGCCGGGTTCGTGGAAGTGAAGCGGAAACAGGCAGCCTCGGCTTATGGGCTCGTCAATAGCCCTAAGTCCACCATCCCCATTTCGGTTCTCTGGCTGGTGCCGCAGTATAGCCTTCATGGGATTGCGGAAGCTTTCATGTCCATAGGACACCTTGAGTTTTTCTATGACCAAGCACCAGAAAGCATGAAGAGCACAGGCAGTGCATTGTTTTGGACGGCGATCGCGTTTGGGAATTTTGTCAGCACATTTCTTGTTTCTCTGGTGCACAAGTACAGTGCTGGCCCGGACGGATCAAATTGGCTTCCGGATGATAATTTGAATAAGGGGAAGTTGGAGAAGTTTTACTGGCTGCTCACATTGCTGCAAGTTGTGAATCTCATCTATTACTCATTCTGCGCCAAATTCTACACGTTCAAGCCCATCCAAATCCGTATGAAAGAAGTTGACACATCTGAAGAAGATGGAATACAGCTCACGAGTAGGGTTTAG
- the LOC109123575 gene encoding uncharacterized protein LOC109123575, with protein MPHTQPNLLATSIPTSIPIHQSSCTHGPHLYPSRLLSCSLHPLLAAHSPQKSYPLQYPSSTPTFMPVFPIPVGISHLPSSHSCHQPKLSFLVRMDSRKRDDSSLTSPLGGGRPGRVKKKSLKVAAKEAAGGADGARLERWTVRKFGALGFAHVGLELGLKLEPRPKL; from the coding sequence ATGCCTCATACCCAACCGAATCTGTTAGCCACATCCATTCCAACCTCCATACCCATCCATCAATCCTCATGCACGCATGGTCCTCATCTATACCCATCACGTCTTCTTTCATGCTCATTGCACCCACTGCTGGCTGCCCATTCCCCTCAAAAATCATACCCATTACAATACCCATCCTCTACACCAACTTTCATGCCCGTCTTTCCCATACCCGTGGGCATCTCTCACTTACCATCTTCCCATTCCTGCCATCAGCCAAAGCTCTCATTCTTGGTGAGGATGGACTCCCGGAAGCGTGACGACTCCTCCCTCACGAGCCCTCTTGGAGGCGGTCGCCCTGGGAGAGTGAAGAAAAAGAGCTTGAAGGTAGCTGCCAAGGAGGCTGCTGGTGGGGCTGATGGTGCTCGGCTGGAGAGGTGGACTGTGAGGAAGTTTGGAGCTCTTGGGTTTGCCCATGTTGGCCTTGAActtgggcttaagttggagcccaggcccaagctgtga